Proteins encoded in a region of the Nonomuraea helvata genome:
- a CDS encoding ABC transporter ATP-binding protein, giving the protein MLRAENLTKRFGSLDVVSNASFAVRAGAVTGFLGPNGAGKTTTLRLFLELIHPTSGSALVDGRPLHEWPAPGRKVGAVLDGHCAHPGRRAIDSVRWAARLAGAGADAEELLGRVGLAEAAGRRTGAFSRGMLQRLALAIALAGDPEIVILDEPMNGLDAEGIAWIKTVLRDLRDEGRTVFIASRLLAELEDLVDDLVVIAQGNVVGSGSAGAFVDRFQPQAVSVLSDQPQALGIAVSRAGGQILDTNGQRVLISGLTSTQLDEIARDAGIALFGVTEESGPRSALSPDLSPAVGPDLSPDLSPDLSPDLSPDLSPDLSPDLSPAVGPDAHPPIADVAGIVGEVC; this is encoded by the coding sequence ATGCTGCGAGCAGAGAACCTCACCAAACGATTCGGCTCACTGGACGTGGTGAGCAATGCCAGTTTCGCGGTGCGGGCGGGGGCGGTCACCGGCTTTCTGGGGCCCAATGGGGCCGGCAAAACGACGACGCTCCGCCTTTTCCTCGAACTCATCCATCCCACCTCGGGCTCGGCGCTCGTCGACGGCCGGCCGCTCCACGAGTGGCCGGCGCCCGGCCGCAAGGTCGGCGCGGTGCTGGACGGCCATTGCGCGCACCCCGGCCGCCGGGCCATCGACAGCGTGCGCTGGGCGGCCCGGCTGGCCGGCGCCGGAGCGGACGCCGAGGAGTTACTCGGCCGGGTCGGCCTCGCCGAGGCGGCCGGCCGGCGCACCGGCGCCTTCTCCCGCGGCATGCTGCAGCGCCTCGCGCTGGCCATCGCGCTGGCCGGCGACCCGGAGATCGTGATCCTGGACGAGCCCATGAACGGCCTCGACGCCGAAGGCATCGCCTGGATCAAGACCGTCCTGCGCGACTTGCGCGACGAGGGGCGCACCGTGTTCATCGCCAGCCGCCTGCTGGCCGAGCTGGAGGACCTGGTGGACGATCTGGTGGTGATCGCGCAGGGCAATGTCGTGGGCAGCGGCTCGGCCGGGGCCTTCGTCGACCGCTTCCAGCCGCAGGCCGTCAGCGTCCTGTCGGACCAGCCGCAGGCCCTGGGAATCGCGGTGAGCCGGGCCGGCGGGCAGATCCTCGACACCAACGGGCAGCGCGTCCTGATCAGCGGCCTGACCTCTACACAGCTGGACGAGATCGCGCGCGACGCGGGGATCGCGCTGTTCGGCGTCACCGAGGAGAGCGGACCGCGCTCGGCTTTGAGCCCGGACCTGAGCCCGGCCGTGGGACCGGACCTGAGCCCGGACCTGAGCCCGGACCTGAGCCCGGACCTGAGCCCGGACCTGAGCCCGGACCTGAGCCCGGACCTGAGCCCGGCCGTGGGGCCGGATGCGCACCCGCCCATCGCGGACGTGGCCGGCATCGTGGGCGAGGTCTGCTAG
- a CDS encoding ABC transporter ATP-binding protein, with amino-acid sequence MTSLLSVTDLSRSPDLEEVSFTVERGEVVCVVGPPGNGGATLMECLAGTGEPDAGHIELLGVTVGPGDRRPPGLGAALRGEALPARMKVAEAMRLLSRLYGTRGLPGRLVDLLDLEPLLPKRFGRLTDGQRRRVMIGLALVGNPELVLLDDPTAGLGEGSRRRIEQAVDEVRAAYGGVCVVLDDLAQAERLADRVVLLRAGRVLAEGTPTRLIKLLGSTYVMGVPPHLRVDGLRDVRVLRGAAATYLYGSRPALEAAIQDLSPMSGDRVWSIRTPTLRDAYLTLSAVPEPAALEA; translated from the coding sequence ATGACCTCCCTGCTCAGCGTCACCGACCTGTCCAGATCGCCGGATCTGGAGGAGGTGTCGTTCACCGTCGAGCGCGGCGAGGTCGTCTGCGTGGTCGGCCCGCCGGGCAACGGCGGCGCCACGCTGATGGAGTGCCTGGCCGGCACGGGCGAGCCGGACGCGGGCCACATCGAGCTGCTGGGCGTGACGGTCGGCCCCGGTGACCGGCGCCCGCCGGGGCTGGGCGCCGCCCTGCGAGGTGAGGCCCTCCCGGCCCGGATGAAGGTCGCCGAGGCCATGCGGCTGCTCTCCCGCCTGTACGGGACGCGCGGCCTGCCGGGGCGCCTGGTCGACCTGCTCGACCTGGAGCCGCTGCTGCCCAAGCGCTTCGGCCGGCTCACCGACGGCCAGCGCAGGCGGGTCATGATCGGCCTGGCCCTGGTGGGCAACCCCGAGCTGGTCCTGCTGGACGACCCGACCGCCGGGCTCGGGGAGGGCAGCAGGCGCCGCATCGAGCAGGCCGTCGACGAGGTGCGCGCCGCTTACGGCGGCGTCTGCGTCGTGCTCGACGACCTGGCCCAGGCCGAGCGGCTGGCCGACCGGGTGGTCCTGCTGCGCGCGGGCCGCGTGCTGGCCGAGGGCACGCCGACCCGGCTGATCAAGCTGCTCGGCTCGACGTACGTCATGGGCGTGCCCCCGCACCTGCGGGTGGACGGCCTCCGTGACGTGCGGGTGCTGCGCGGCGCGGCCGCCACCTACCTGTACGGCTCGCGCCCGGCGCTGGAGGCCGCCATCCAGGACCTGTCGCCGATGAGCGGCGACCGGGTCTGGTCGATTCGCACGCCCACGCTCAGGGACGCCTATCTCACGCTGTCGGCCGTGCCCGAGCCTGCCGCCTTGGAGGCATGA
- a CDS encoding organic hydroperoxide resistance protein, protein MSIYTAIATSAGRDRRAVTSDGKLDVKLGLQKELGGDGDGTNPEQLFAAGYAACFASAMRLVASSKGLDVSDASVTAEIGLSPNGKGGFQLDATLRVELPDTLSPEAARELVEATHQVCPYSNATRGNIPVNLVIE, encoded by the coding sequence ATGAGCATCTACACCGCCATCGCGACCTCCGCCGGGCGTGACCGCCGCGCGGTCACCTCCGACGGCAAGCTGGACGTCAAGCTGGGGCTGCAGAAGGAGCTCGGCGGCGACGGCGATGGCACCAACCCCGAGCAGCTCTTCGCCGCCGGTTACGCCGCCTGCTTCGCCTCGGCGATGCGGCTGGTGGCCTCGAGCAAGGGTCTCGACGTCTCGGACGCGTCGGTCACGGCCGAGATCGGCCTCTCACCCAACGGCAAGGGCGGATTCCAGCTCGACGCCACGCTCCGGGTGGAGCTGCCCGACACCCTCTCGCCGGAGGCGGCCCGCGAGCTCGTCGAGGCCACCCACCAGGTGTGCCCGTACTCCAACGCCACCCGGGGCAACATCCCGGTCAACCTCGTCATCGAGTAG
- a CDS encoding S1 family peptidase, giving the protein MRYVPFALIAAASLALTATPAVAITNGSADGGTHPEVGALVAKKQYDDGTWTYCTGTLISPTVFLTAAHCGGHKLKTARVTFASQYKPGTPVYTGRYIIDPRYNGKSSNHDMAVVVFETPIPGITPAQLPTSGLLDQLKANKSLKAVRFTPVGYGSLLPVKKGRHQQFKYTDTRHQVSISFKGLSRRWLDLSLSTKGDGSTCFGDSGGPNFLGGPDSHLLVATTISGADNACKATNYDYRLDSATARHFLGKYVTLP; this is encoded by the coding sequence ATGCGTTATGTCCCTTTTGCCCTGATTGCTGCTGCGTCGCTCGCGCTCACCGCGACGCCCGCGGTGGCCATCACGAACGGCTCCGCCGACGGTGGGACGCACCCTGAAGTAGGGGCTCTCGTCGCCAAGAAGCAGTACGACGACGGCACATGGACGTACTGCACGGGCACGCTCATCTCGCCGACGGTCTTCCTCACCGCCGCCCACTGCGGGGGGCACAAGCTCAAGACCGCCCGGGTCACCTTCGCCAGTCAGTACAAGCCCGGGACGCCCGTCTACACCGGCCGCTACATCATCGACCCGCGCTACAACGGGAAGTCCAGCAACCACGACATGGCCGTCGTGGTTTTCGAAACGCCTATCCCGGGCATCACGCCCGCCCAGCTGCCGACTTCAGGGCTGCTTGACCAACTCAAGGCCAACAAATCCCTTAAGGCCGTACGTTTCACTCCTGTCGGATACGGCTCGCTGCTCCCGGTAAAGAAGGGACGTCACCAGCAATTCAAGTACACCGACACGCGCCACCAGGTCTCCATTTCCTTCAAGGGCCTGTCGCGCAGGTGGCTTGACCTGTCCCTGTCCACCAAGGGCGACGGGAGCACCTGCTTCGGCGACTCGGGCGGCCCCAACTTCCTGGGCGGGCCCGACTCGCACCTCCTCGTGGCCACCACGATCAGCGGGGCCGACAACGCCTGCAAGGCGACGAACTACGACTACCGCCTGGACAGCGCCACGGCCCGGCACTTCCTCGGCAAGTACGTCACCCTGCCCTGA
- a CDS encoding acyltransferase family protein, producing MSPAPARLAWLDALRGPAALAVTMHHAGWTFVPALWTEVDRRIDLGTWGVFVFFLVSGYIIPASLERRGDLRAFWTGRAFRLLPLLLAACGLALVLALAGVFPLEPTLGERPLPVVALGNLTMLQELINLPAVVSVTWTLSYEMAFYLMSVALFETRQAHRSAGIAVALALAAVPLGLLLPGATIGGRADLAAALLALAVVAAIAVTALGRGRTRTVAAVAGGLLGLALVVLGSRAGTWQGVIILATMFAGTAVHRAEQGAISWRTAAAAVAVVLACGVPAKDDPAWAPAIVLAYGAFALAFALRRRAFPRWLTGLGVISFSLYLLHPILLHVVPHLALFYLALIPLSLLTYHLIEAPAQRLGRRLIHRATEHS from the coding sequence ATGTCCCCCGCCCCCGCCCGGCTGGCCTGGTTGGACGCCCTGCGGGGACCGGCAGCGCTGGCCGTCACCATGCACCACGCCGGCTGGACCTTCGTTCCGGCCCTCTGGACGGAGGTGGACCGCCGGATCGATCTCGGCACGTGGGGCGTGTTCGTGTTCTTCCTGGTCAGCGGCTACATCATCCCCGCCTCCCTGGAACGGCGCGGCGACCTGCGCGCCTTCTGGACCGGCCGGGCCTTCCGCCTTCTCCCCCTGCTGCTCGCCGCCTGCGGCCTCGCGCTCGTCCTCGCTCTCGCGGGCGTGTTCCCCCTCGAGCCGACGCTCGGCGAGCGCCCTCTGCCCGTGGTAGCGCTCGGCAACCTGACGATGCTGCAGGAGCTGATCAACCTGCCCGCCGTCGTCAGCGTGACGTGGACGCTCTCGTACGAGATGGCGTTCTACCTGATGAGCGTCGCGCTGTTCGAGACCCGCCAGGCGCACAGGTCGGCGGGGATCGCCGTCGCGCTGGCGTTGGCCGCCGTGCCCTTGGGGCTGCTGCTGCCGGGGGCGACGATCGGCGGCCGGGCCGACCTGGCCGCCGCGCTGCTCGCCCTCGCGGTCGTCGCGGCCATCGCGGTGACCGCGCTGGGACGCGGCAGGACGCGTACGGTCGCCGCGGTCGCGGGCGGTCTCCTCGGGCTCGCGCTGGTGGTCCTGGGCAGCCGGGCCGGCACCTGGCAGGGTGTGATCATCCTGGCCACGATGTTCGCGGGAACGGCGGTGCACCGCGCCGAGCAGGGAGCGATCTCCTGGCGCACGGCCGCGGCCGCGGTGGCGGTGGTGCTGGCGTGCGGGGTCCCCGCCAAGGACGATCCGGCTTGGGCGCCGGCGATCGTCCTGGCGTACGGCGCTTTCGCGCTGGCGTTCGCGCTGCGCCGACGGGCCTTCCCGCGCTGGCTGACGGGCCTCGGCGTGATCAGCTTCTCCCTCTACCTGCTGCACCCGATCCTGCTGCACGTGGTCCCGCACCTGGCGCTGTTCTACCTGGCCCTGATCCCGCTCAGCCTCCTCACCTACCACCTGATCGAGGCCCCGGCCCAGCGCCTCGGCAGGCGCCTGATCCACCGCGCCACGGAGCACTCATGA
- a CDS encoding ABC transporter permease: protein MAATALTERPADVRVTGTVWTLVRAQLALLLRTPVVLAAVFALPFAVLLVLMLVIGFRFPTIEFGAMPGVRVIDRLVPEMAGTVAAATGILVLTLHLSETRATGMLRRLRRTRMGEASYLTAQAIVAGALVAASTLLFMVVTFVVYGLPRSWHPLYLAGALLVVAYCSVSAGLLLGGLRMSRTGARVAAPLCFGLLFLGSGLGVPREGWEGVAPWFYQVTTVNPLAQLNDFVFHAYQGRLAETWPAVAGLLATAVVVNVMTRRVFDWDGTS from the coding sequence ATGGCCGCGACAGCCCTGACCGAACGGCCCGCGGACGTGCGGGTGACCGGGACGGTGTGGACCCTCGTACGCGCGCAGCTCGCGCTGCTGCTGCGCACGCCGGTCGTGCTGGCCGCCGTGTTCGCGCTGCCGTTCGCGGTGCTGCTGGTGCTGATGCTGGTCATCGGCTTCCGCTTCCCCACGATCGAGTTCGGGGCGATGCCGGGGGTCAGGGTCATCGACCGGCTGGTGCCCGAGATGGCCGGGACGGTCGCCGCCGCGACCGGGATCCTGGTGCTCACGCTGCACCTGTCCGAGACGCGGGCCACCGGGATGCTCAGGCGGCTGCGGCGCACCCGCATGGGGGAGGCGTCGTACCTCACGGCGCAGGCGATCGTGGCCGGTGCGCTGGTGGCGGCGTCCACGCTGCTCTTCATGGTCGTCACCTTCGTCGTTTACGGCCTGCCCCGCTCCTGGCACCCGCTGTACCTGGCGGGCGCGCTGCTGGTGGTGGCGTACTGCTCGGTCAGCGCCGGGCTGCTGCTCGGCGGCCTGCGGATGTCGCGCACCGGGGCCAGGGTCGCCGCGCCGCTCTGTTTCGGGCTGCTGTTCCTCGGCAGCGGGCTCGGCGTGCCGCGCGAGGGCTGGGAGGGCGTGGCGCCCTGGTTCTACCAGGTCACCACGGTCAACCCGCTGGCCCAGCTCAACGATTTCGTCTTCCATGCCTATCAGGGGCGGCTGGCGGAGACCTGGCCCGCCGTGGCCGGGCTGCTCGCCACCGCCGTCGTCGTGAACGTCATGACCAGGCGTGTCTTCGACTGGGACGGTACGTCATGA
- a CDS encoding response regulator transcription factor, with product MSTESPIRVLLAVDEQQTRRVLAALLSLEEGIQVIAEIGHGDDVVDAVRRHRPDVAVIDAEPPGSDGLTAAVLIGGRCAIVVLTSFGRPGYLRRAMAAGVGGFLGKDASADELAAAIRKVAAGGRYLDTELAAASMTTADSPLSEHERDALRLAGGGATITRIAVELHVSETMARGLVSSAMTKLNAEGHHEAVHTARRQGWL from the coding sequence ATGTCCACAGAGTCGCCTATCCGAGTTCTCCTCGCCGTCGACGAGCAGCAGACTCGGCGGGTGCTGGCCGCCCTGCTCAGCCTGGAGGAGGGCATCCAGGTCATCGCCGAGATCGGACATGGGGACGACGTCGTCGACGCGGTCCGGCGGCACCGGCCCGACGTGGCCGTCATCGACGCCGAGCCGCCCGGCAGCGACGGCCTGACCGCCGCCGTGCTGATCGGCGGCCGCTGCGCGATCGTCGTTCTGACCAGCTTCGGCAGGCCGGGCTACCTGCGCCGGGCGATGGCCGCGGGGGTGGGAGGCTTTCTCGGCAAGGACGCCTCCGCCGACGAGCTGGCGGCGGCGATCCGCAAGGTGGCCGCCGGCGGCCGGTATCTCGACACCGAGCTCGCCGCCGCCTCGATGACGACAGCGGACAGCCCGCTCTCCGAGCACGAGCGCGACGCGCTGCGCCTGGCCGGGGGCGGGGCCACGATCACGAGAATCGCCGTCGAGCTCCACGTGTCCGAAACCATGGCACGCGGGCTCGTCTCCAGCGCGATGACCAAACTCAACGCCGAGGGCCATCACGAAGCCGTCCACACCGCACGGCGACAGGGCTGGCTGTGA
- a CDS encoding AfsR/SARP family transcriptional regulator — translation MTIDVHDNVYELEAAEDGIDAFVFMRMYDQACLLAEKRDHAQAAKTLDAALKLWRGPALSGLDSEAFVTEAAVWNERRLAAVEARIDADLALGRHRAVIAELQHLTDQHPLKERFWAQLMIALYRSQRGSEALQAFTDLEEQLREELGTDPGPTLRDLRLQILRQDSALELPHPVMDLPRQLPARPGVLAGRDGEVRRIIEGLTERGTSPLVVVTGSGGVGKTTVSLEAAHRVAGRFPDGQLFADDLRDPGEVLAGFLTALGVAAEEIPEGVGARAAFLRSVLAVRHVLIVLDGVTDPGQVQPFLPGHAGCAVLVTSSSPLALPRDALTVTVSRLEAPAARTLLATGAGRQRMQAEPAAANRIVELCAGLPVALDIVAAKLAARPHLTLQRLAERLSSPARILGELRYGGKSITPALMAGYEALPAESRSLIRRIGFLGITQLTAPLAAALADVSVDTAEVLLEELAETHFVTPLAGDERYHCHELLLGFGDARARMEDDERDLIAAVGRAFGGWLALTDAAHASMRGKDNSIPRGTAPRYRPAAARAWTGGGSAWFEANIDINLALVRRAVAFPETCWELAIAPLALFEAGARFDVWLESHQIALASVRNAANLRGQAVLTYSLGYRALLVGDHTGAACHLEEALTIFRRLGDEHGRGLTLRLVGDLDRVNQAPITAREVYQEAVAALHRSGDVIAEAEALVGLATVLHSTGERAASKDCLDRALGLCRDAGSLRSEARIRRAVAMHAAKAGTPEKAYPKLMEALEIAIHIGDRVVQSDILLDLGTTRILLGDPKAAYDDLATAEEIARVSGMQRTASRAKMARAFINGNGLAAQGTLTTGASGAPGRSCEDRV, via the coding sequence GTGACGATCGACGTGCACGACAACGTCTACGAGCTTGAGGCGGCAGAGGACGGCATCGACGCCTTCGTGTTCATGCGCATGTACGACCAGGCGTGCCTGCTGGCCGAGAAGCGTGACCACGCCCAGGCCGCCAAGACCTTGGACGCCGCGCTCAAGCTGTGGCGCGGACCTGCGCTGTCCGGCCTGGACAGCGAGGCGTTCGTCACGGAGGCGGCCGTCTGGAACGAACGGCGGCTGGCCGCCGTCGAGGCCCGCATCGACGCGGATCTGGCGCTCGGGCGGCACCGCGCGGTGATCGCGGAGCTCCAGCACCTGACCGACCAGCACCCGCTGAAGGAACGCTTCTGGGCCCAGCTCATGATCGCCCTTTACCGCTCCCAGCGGGGCAGTGAGGCGCTGCAGGCCTTCACCGACCTGGAGGAGCAGCTGCGGGAGGAGCTCGGCACGGATCCCGGCCCCACGCTGCGCGACCTGAGGCTCCAGATCCTCCGCCAGGACTCCGCGCTGGAGCTGCCGCACCCTGTCATGGACCTGCCCAGGCAGTTGCCCGCCCGTCCGGGCGTGCTGGCCGGGCGGGACGGCGAGGTACGCCGCATCATCGAGGGGCTGACCGAGCGGGGGACCTCACCCCTGGTGGTGGTCACCGGCTCCGGAGGCGTCGGCAAGACCACGGTGAGCCTGGAGGCGGCGCACCGGGTGGCCGGTCGATTCCCCGACGGGCAGCTGTTCGCCGACGATCTGAGAGACCCCGGCGAGGTGCTGGCGGGCTTCCTGACGGCGCTCGGAGTGGCGGCCGAGGAGATCCCCGAGGGCGTCGGAGCGCGTGCCGCCTTCCTGCGTAGCGTCCTGGCCGTACGTCATGTGCTGATCGTGCTGGACGGCGTGACCGACCCCGGGCAGGTACAGCCTTTCCTCCCGGGCCACGCCGGCTGTGCCGTGCTCGTGACCAGCAGCTCGCCGCTCGCCCTGCCGCGCGACGCCCTCACGGTGACCGTCTCCCGGCTGGAGGCCCCGGCCGCGCGCACCCTGCTGGCCACGGGGGCGGGCCGGCAGCGGATGCAGGCCGAGCCCGCGGCGGCCAACCGGATCGTGGAGCTGTGCGCCGGGCTGCCGGTGGCCCTCGACATCGTCGCGGCCAAGCTGGCCGCCCGGCCGCACCTGACCCTGCAGCGACTGGCCGAACGCCTGTCCTCCCCGGCGAGGATCCTCGGCGAGCTGCGGTACGGCGGCAAGAGCATCACCCCGGCGCTGATGGCCGGCTACGAGGCCCTGCCCGCCGAGTCGCGTTCGCTCATCCGCAGGATCGGCTTCCTGGGCATCACCCAACTCACCGCCCCGCTCGCCGCCGCTCTCGCGGACGTGTCCGTGGACACCGCCGAGGTGCTGCTGGAGGAGCTGGCCGAGACCCACTTCGTCACCCCCCTCGCGGGCGACGAGCGCTACCACTGCCACGAGCTGCTGCTCGGCTTCGGTGACGCCCGCGCCCGCATGGAGGATGACGAGCGGGACCTGATCGCGGCCGTGGGACGCGCCTTCGGCGGCTGGCTGGCCCTGACCGACGCCGCCCACGCCTCGATGCGCGGCAAGGACAACTCGATCCCGCGCGGTACGGCGCCCCGCTACCGGCCCGCCGCGGCCCGGGCGTGGACGGGCGGCGGCTCGGCCTGGTTCGAGGCGAACATCGACATCAACCTCGCCCTCGTACGCCGCGCCGTGGCCTTCCCCGAGACCTGCTGGGAGCTGGCCATCGCGCCGCTGGCGCTCTTCGAGGCGGGCGCCCGCTTCGACGTCTGGCTGGAGTCGCACCAGATCGCCCTGGCCAGTGTCCGGAACGCGGCCAACCTGCGCGGCCAGGCCGTCCTGACGTACTCGCTGGGCTACCGCGCCCTGCTGGTGGGCGACCACACCGGCGCCGCCTGCCACCTGGAGGAGGCGCTGACGATCTTCCGGCGCCTGGGCGACGAGCACGGCCGCGGGCTGACCCTGCGCCTGGTCGGCGACCTCGACCGCGTCAACCAGGCCCCGATCACGGCGCGGGAGGTCTACCAGGAGGCGGTGGCGGCGCTGCACCGCAGCGGCGACGTGATCGCCGAGGCCGAGGCCCTGGTCGGGCTGGCGACGGTGCTGCACAGCACGGGGGAGAGGGCCGCGTCGAAGGACTGTCTGGACCGCGCGCTCGGCCTGTGCCGCGACGCGGGCAGCCTGCGCAGCGAGGCCCGCATCCGCCGCGCGGTGGCCATGCACGCGGCCAAGGCGGGGACGCCGGAGAAGGCCTACCCCAAGCTGATGGAGGCGCTGGAGATCGCCATCCACATCGGCGATCGGGTGGTGCAGTCGGACATCCTGCTGGATCTGGGTACGACGCGGATCCTGCTGGGCGACCCCAAGGCCGCCTACGACGACCTGGCGACCGCTGAGGAGATCGCCCGGGTCTCGGGGATGCAGCGCACCGCGTCCAGGGCCAAGATGGCCCGCGCCTTCATCAACGGCAACGGCCTGGCTGCCCAGGGCACCCTGACGACGGGAGCCTCGGGGGCTCCGGGACGGTCATGTGAGGACCGGGTCTAG
- a CDS encoding MinD/ParA family protein has translation MWWQESGDGDDRRLGHFAADDADGELTRKTPPIDPLSSLQGLGSFPPPPTLNPPVWNPPAWEPPAWTPPAGGQPPAPAVSGSADVPAPPQHPRPEAQAVPEVPVFPPPQHGEPEVPVFPPPQHGEPGPPPPADLPPAGTSSESLRPDRLLRTRRRPPVGGWRRAVFNLTGGLIHPKDSKAERHRQELIERIRQPVAAGHFRVAVMSLKGGVGKTTTTIGLGATLAHHRGDRVIAVDANPDRGTLSEKLRVESPATVRHLLNDRAGIWRYADVRSYTSQAPSRLEVLASDRDPAISEAFNAEDYRAVAQILERFYSIAITDCGTGMLHSAMSAILDMSDQIVLVSPVTVDGARSASATLDWLQAHGHQDLAASAVVVLSAVKNPRRSAVNISELKDHFTKRCRAVIGVPFDPHLEQGSEVDLDLLRTATRDMYLEVGATIADRFGPGAVT, from the coding sequence ATGTGGTGGCAGGAATCGGGGGACGGCGACGACCGGCGGCTCGGACATTTCGCCGCCGACGACGCTGACGGGGAGCTCACGCGGAAGACGCCGCCCATCGACCCGCTGAGCTCGCTCCAAGGGCTGGGGTCCTTCCCCCCGCCGCCCACGCTCAACCCGCCGGTCTGGAACCCTCCGGCGTGGGAGCCGCCGGCCTGGACGCCGCCGGCCGGGGGGCAGCCTCCGGCGCCGGCCGTTTCGGGCTCCGCCGACGTGCCGGCCCCGCCGCAGCACCCGCGCCCGGAAGCACAGGCCGTGCCAGAGGTGCCGGTCTTCCCGCCGCCCCAGCACGGCGAGCCCGAGGTGCCGGTCTTCCCGCCGCCCCAGCACGGCGAGCCGGGGCCGCCGCCTCCTGCGGACCTCCCGCCGGCCGGCACGTCCTCGGAGAGCCTGCGCCCGGACCGGCTGCTGCGCACGCGACGCCGCCCGCCTGTCGGTGGCTGGCGCAGGGCCGTCTTCAACCTGACCGGCGGCCTGATCCATCCCAAGGACTCCAAGGCGGAACGGCACCGCCAGGAGCTGATCGAGCGCATCAGGCAACCGGTCGCCGCGGGCCACTTCAGGGTCGCGGTGATGAGCCTCAAGGGCGGCGTGGGCAAGACGACCACGACCATCGGCCTGGGCGCCACGCTCGCCCACCATCGGGGCGACCGCGTCATCGCGGTCGACGCCAACCCCGACCGGGGCACGCTGTCGGAGAAGCTCCGGGTGGAGTCGCCGGCCACCGTACGGCACCTGCTCAACGACCGCGCGGGCATCTGGCGCTACGCCGACGTGCGCTCGTACACCTCCCAGGCGCCCTCGCGGCTCGAGGTGCTGGCCTCCGACCGGGATCCGGCCATCTCCGAGGCGTTCAACGCCGAGGACTACCGCGCGGTCGCGCAGATCCTGGAGCGGTTCTACTCGATCGCCATCACCGACTGCGGCACCGGCATGCTCCACTCCGCGATGAGCGCGATCCTGGACATGTCCGACCAGATCGTCCTGGTCAGCCCGGTCACCGTGGACGGCGCCAGGTCCGCGTCGGCCACCCTCGACTGGCTGCAGGCCCACGGTCACCAGGACCTCGCCGCGAGCGCCGTGGTCGTGCTGTCAGCGGTGAAGAACCCGCGGAGAAGCGCCGTCAACATCAGCGAGCTGAAGGACCACTTCACCAAGCGCTGCCGGGCGGTGATCGGCGTGCCGTTCGACCCGCACCTGGAGCAGGGCTCGGAGGTCGACCTCGACCTGCTGCGCACCGCAACCCGGGACATGTACCTGGAGGTGGGGGCCACCATCGCCGACCGCTTCGGCCCGGGGGCGGTCACATGA
- a CDS encoding VOC family protein, which produces MARIHDIVIDCRHPAALARFWAQALEGYQVAPYDEAELARLRSNGIDDPEDDPSVLVEAGPGVRPRFFFTLVPESKVVKNRLHLDLTADDAEVEVRRLVGLGARVLAEHEAWVTMADPEGNEFCVMR; this is translated from the coding sequence ATGGCGCGCATCCACGACATCGTCATCGACTGCCGGCATCCCGCCGCTCTCGCCCGCTTCTGGGCCCAGGCGCTCGAGGGCTACCAGGTGGCGCCGTACGACGAGGCCGAGCTGGCGCGTCTGCGGAGCAACGGCATCGACGATCCCGAGGACGATCCGAGCGTGCTGGTGGAGGCCGGGCCCGGGGTCAGGCCGCGCTTCTTCTTCACGCTCGTGCCCGAGTCCAAGGTGGTCAAGAACCGCCTGCATCTCGACCTCACGGCCGACGACGCCGAGGTGGAGGTCCGCAGGCTGGTGGGGCTGGGCGCACGCGTGCTGGCCGAGCACGAAGCGTGGGTGACCATGGCCGATCCCGAGGGCAACGAGTTCTGCGTCATGCGCTGA
- a CDS encoding TetR/AcrR family transcriptional regulator: protein MSAETLKGSRPGSARTRVLETATRLFYAEGVHSVGIDRIIAEAGVAKATFYHHFPSKDDLVRAYVEEQSSLQRTLVAGMRAGSPREQLQGIFAFMCDFGAGPGYRGCPFVNTAAEYPDPAHPVRQAIADHRRWNREVYRDLLAADGHPDAERTADILLLLRDGLVVGFDLDDPATVRAAVMEALTRAIG from the coding sequence GTGAGCGCAGAAACGTTGAAAGGCAGCCGCCCCGGTTCGGCGCGCACCCGCGTCCTGGAGACCGCGACGCGCCTGTTCTACGCGGAGGGCGTCCACTCGGTCGGGATCGACCGGATCATCGCCGAGGCGGGCGTCGCCAAGGCGACCTTCTATCACCACTTCCCAAGCAAGGACGACCTGGTCCGCGCCTATGTGGAGGAGCAGAGCTCACTGCAGCGCACCCTGGTCGCCGGGATGCGTGCCGGCTCGCCGCGCGAGCAACTGCAGGGCATCTTCGCCTTCATGTGCGACTTCGGCGCCGGTCCCGGCTACCGCGGCTGCCCCTTCGTCAACACGGCGGCCGAATATCCCGATCCGGCCCATCCCGTACGGCAGGCCATCGCCGATCACCGCCGCTGGAACCGCGAGGTGTACCGCGACCTGCTGGCAGCCGACGGCCACCCCGACGCTGAGCGGACCGCCGACATCCTCCTGCTGCTGCGGGACGGGCTCGTGGTCGGCTTCGACCTCGACGACCCCGCCACGGTCCGCGCCGCCGTCATGGAAGCCCTCACCAGAGCGATCGGATGA